Proteins co-encoded in one Listeria ivanovii subsp. ivanovii genomic window:
- a CDS encoding DHA2 family efflux MFS transporter permease subunit, with protein sequence MQQERTMERKIRPIPIIASFLMAGFIGLFSETALNMALSDLIQVFDISSATVQWLTTGYLLTLGILVPISGLLLQWFTTRGLFFTAVSFSIAGTLIAAISPTFAILMIGRVVQAVGTALLLPLMFNTILLIFPEHKRGSAMGMIGLVIMFAPAVGPTISGLILENLTWNWIFWISLPFLIIALLFGLKYMQNVSVVTKPKIDVLSIILSTLGFGGVVFAFSSAGEHGWGSATVLTAIIVGGISLALFVWRQLTMEKPLMDLKVFKYPMFTLGLILVFISFMMILSTMILLPLYLQNSLALAAFSAGLVLLPGGVLNGLMSPFTGRLFDAYGPRALVIPGFIVAVIALFFLTRIETDTTALTIIILHSVLMIGISMVMMPAQTNGLNQLPRKLYPDGTAIMNTLQQVSGAIGTAVAITIMTAGQKAYMETAQGAGPEEMVASLTAGIQNAFVFGLIMACIGLVCSLFIRKAK encoded by the coding sequence ATGCAGCAAGAAAGAACAATGGAGCGGAAGATTCGGCCGATTCCAATTATTGCCTCATTTTTGATGGCGGGATTTATTGGGTTATTTAGTGAAACGGCATTGAATATGGCGCTTAGTGATTTGATACAGGTGTTTGATATTAGTTCAGCGACAGTGCAGTGGCTTACGACTGGTTACTTACTAACGCTTGGAATATTAGTACCGATTTCTGGATTACTTTTACAATGGTTTACGACGCGGGGGCTATTTTTTACAGCAGTTAGTTTTTCGATTGCTGGGACACTGATTGCGGCAATCTCACCAACGTTTGCCATATTAATGATTGGGCGTGTAGTACAAGCAGTAGGTACAGCCCTGTTGTTACCATTAATGTTTAACACTATTTTACTAATCTTCCCAGAGCATAAACGTGGCTCGGCGATGGGGATGATTGGGCTGGTTATTATGTTTGCGCCAGCGGTTGGTCCGACAATTTCTGGACTGATTTTAGAAAACCTAACATGGAACTGGATTTTTTGGATTTCTTTACCGTTCTTAATTATCGCATTATTATTTGGACTTAAATATATGCAAAATGTTTCGGTCGTAACGAAGCCGAAAATTGATGTTTTATCGATTATTCTTTCCACACTAGGCTTCGGCGGGGTTGTATTTGCCTTTAGTAGTGCAGGAGAGCATGGTTGGGGTAGCGCAACAGTACTAACAGCAATTATTGTTGGTGGAATTTCACTTGCTCTATTTGTATGGCGCCAACTGACAATGGAAAAACCGTTAATGGACTTAAAAGTGTTTAAATATCCAATGTTCACTCTAGGGCTTATTTTGGTATTTATTAGTTTCATGATGATCCTTTCGACGATGATTCTACTACCGCTGTACTTGCAAAATAGTTTAGCACTCGCAGCATTTTCGGCGGGGCTTGTGTTGCTTCCAGGTGGAGTATTAAACGGTTTGATGTCGCCATTTACTGGTCGATTGTTCGATGCTTATGGACCACGGGCACTTGTTATTCCAGGATTTATTGTCGCTGTTATCGCGTTATTCTTTTTAACAAGAATCGAAACAGATACGACTGCGTTAACAATTATCATACTTCATTCCGTGTTGATGATTGGGATTTCGATGGTAATGATGCCAGCACAAACTAATGGATTAAATCAACTTCCTCGTAAGTTATATCCAGATGGGACAGCGATTATGAATACGTTGCAGCAAGTTTCTGGAGCAATCGGAACAGCTGTTGCAATCACGATTATGACTGCTGGACAAAAAGCCTACATGGAAACCGCGCAAGGAGCTGGACCAGAAGAAATGGTCGCATCACTTACAGCCGGAATCCAAAACGCTTTTGTTTTCGGACTAATTATGGCGTGTATTGGTCTTGTTTGCTCGTTATTTATTCGAAAAGCAAAATAA
- a CDS encoding ROK family transcriptional regulator: MALPRDLKELNKRKIKSILRQHGAMTKAEIAEVTDISVVTVNKLIRALEEGDEIIEQDNSVVTGGRRAISYKINPNFQQVLVVSLQEKWKKITYSFSVYNLLGEVEFVEDMSGEDLDIHALKRNIKDLVCAFSKISCIVIGVPGIEIGGRLRAMDFPLLLNVHLRETLESEVNLPVLVETDTNAAILGYKNRPVTEDNIVGLYYPERFPPGAGLLMNGEILKGKNGLAGEIKYMPLQIDWDNFDFSVDKIKEHIRKMVLLTMSFYDPETIVIYTNFYFGQKDFMEELTQGLAEVYPYASLPEMVLSRKFTSDYRIGLFAFGVDYLENNLTDWRI; this comes from the coding sequence ATGGCACTTCCACGTGACTTAAAAGAATTGAATAAACGGAAAATTAAATCGATTTTGCGGCAACATGGAGCTATGACAAAAGCGGAAATTGCAGAAGTAACAGATATAAGTGTGGTTACTGTGAACAAACTAATTCGCGCTTTAGAAGAAGGTGACGAAATTATCGAGCAAGATAATTCAGTTGTAACTGGCGGAAGAAGGGCAATTTCCTACAAAATTAATCCAAATTTCCAACAAGTTTTGGTTGTTAGCTTGCAAGAAAAGTGGAAGAAAATCACTTATTCCTTTTCCGTATATAATTTGTTAGGTGAAGTGGAGTTTGTGGAAGATATGTCGGGCGAAGATTTGGATATTCATGCGCTGAAAAGAAATATTAAAGACCTTGTCTGTGCTTTCTCGAAGATTTCTTGTATTGTCATCGGTGTTCCCGGAATTGAAATTGGCGGACGACTGCGAGCGATGGATTTTCCGCTACTTTTGAACGTTCATTTGCGAGAAACATTGGAATCGGAAGTGAATTTGCCGGTGCTTGTTGAGACTGATACGAATGCAGCAATTTTAGGGTATAAAAATCGCCCTGTCACAGAAGATAACATTGTCGGACTTTACTATCCAGAACGTTTTCCGCCAGGTGCTGGCCTGCTCATGAATGGGGAGATTTTAAAAGGAAAAAATGGACTTGCAGGTGAAATTAAGTATATGCCATTGCAAATTGATTGGGATAACTTTGATTTTTCCGTGGATAAGATTAAAGAACATATCCGCAAAATGGTTCTACTCACGATGAGTTTTTATGATCCGGAAACGATTGTTATTTATACGAACTTTTATTTTGGTCAAAAAGATTTTATGGAGGAATTAACACAAGGTTTGGCGGAGGTATATCCGTATGCCAGTTTGCCGGAAATGGTGTTATCGCGTAAATTTACGAGTGATTACCGAATTGGTTTATTTGCTTTCGGGGTAGATTATTTGGAGAATAATTTGACAGACTGGAGAATATAA
- a CDS encoding 6-phospho-beta-glucosidase — protein sequence MSKGIKIATIGGGSSYTPELIEGFIKRQEELPVRELWLVDVEAGREKLEIVGNLAKRMVKKAGVNMEIHLTLDREEALKDADFVTTQLRVGLLDARVKDERIPNSYGVVGQETNGPGGMFKGLRTIPVILDICKDMERLCPDAWLINFANPAGMVTEAVLRYSNQKKVVGLCNGPIGIERNIAETLGVDVSEIYVEFVGLNHMVFAKTVYHNGKDVTKDVVFKMTEDEAGSSLKNINATGWDKTFLRTLNMIPIDYLRYYWQTKQQLEDQARAYAEHGTRAEVVKKVEAELFELYKQEELAEKPKQLEQRGGAYYSEAACNLINSIYNDKRDIQIVNTRNNGAILDIDPDSAVETNCVITRQGPIPLASGHLPIAINGIIQEIKTFERLTAEAAVTGDYDKALLAMTINPLTPSESVAREMLDELLEAHKEYLPNFFK from the coding sequence ATGAGTAAAGGTATTAAAATCGCAACTATTGGTGGCGGATCAAGTTATACACCCGAACTAATCGAAGGATTTATTAAACGTCAAGAGGAATTACCAGTTCGCGAACTATGGTTAGTAGACGTAGAAGCTGGCCGTGAAAAATTAGAAATCGTTGGTAATCTTGCAAAACGAATGGTGAAAAAAGCTGGCGTTAACATGGAAATACATTTAACACTCGACCGCGAAGAAGCTTTAAAAGATGCAGATTTCGTTACAACACAACTACGCGTAGGTTTACTAGACGCACGTGTAAAAGATGAACGTATCCCCAATTCTTACGGTGTAGTTGGTCAAGAAACAAACGGACCAGGCGGCATGTTCAAAGGTCTTCGTACGATTCCAGTAATTTTGGATATTTGTAAAGATATGGAACGACTTTGCCCGGATGCTTGGCTAATCAACTTTGCTAATCCAGCAGGAATGGTAACAGAAGCAGTTCTTCGTTATAGTAACCAAAAGAAAGTGGTTGGCTTATGTAACGGACCAATCGGTATTGAACGTAATATCGCCGAAACGCTTGGTGTAGATGTTTCTGAAATTTATGTTGAATTTGTTGGTTTAAACCACATGGTATTCGCAAAAACCGTTTATCATAATGGCAAAGACGTAACTAAAGATGTAGTTTTCAAAATGACAGAAGATGAAGCTGGCTCAAGTCTGAAAAATATTAACGCAACTGGTTGGGACAAAACATTCTTACGCACACTTAATATGATTCCAATCGACTACTTGCGCTACTACTGGCAAACAAAACAACAACTGGAAGACCAAGCTCGCGCCTATGCGGAACATGGTACTCGTGCAGAAGTTGTTAAAAAAGTAGAAGCGGAACTATTTGAGCTTTACAAACAAGAAGAACTTGCTGAAAAACCAAAACAATTAGAGCAACGTGGCGGTGCTTATTACAGTGAAGCTGCATGTAACTTAATTAACTCGATTTACAACGACAAACGCGATATTCAAATCGTTAATACTCGTAACAACGGGGCAATCCTTGATATCGACCCTGATTCCGCGGTAGAAACAAATTGTGTTATCACTCGCCAAGGACCAATTCCACTAGCAAGCGGACACCTTCCAATCGCTATCAACGGCATCATCCAAGAAATCAAGACTTTCGAACGTTTAACAGCCGAAGCAGCAGTTACTGGGGATTATGATAAGGCACTACTTGCGATGACGATCAACCCGCTAACTCCAAGCGAATCCGTTGCTCGCGAAATGCTGGATGAACTTTTAGAAGCCCACAAAGAATACTTGCCAAATTTCTTTAAATAA
- a CDS encoding MurR/RpiR family transcriptional regulator, whose protein sequence is MLFLDKNLELNDTELDIYNYIVANLDKVVYMRIRDLATEAHVSTTTILRFCRKFGCNGFSEFRVKLQLYLEEQKLAQIDMADETTYIDFLKRTAQPEFKAQIQNAVRILRDRELVLFAGVGSSGVIAEYGAIYFSSLFTLALHIEDPLNHPFYHLSSKLSDKICMIAISVEGENEDIIRYIHQLKAQNCKVISITNSAKSTIARLSDANIAYYINKEMYQEANITSQLPALYTIENIAREIRTQIDQEKR, encoded by the coding sequence ATGCTTTTTTTAGATAAAAATTTAGAATTGAATGATACAGAATTAGATATTTATAATTATATTGTGGCGAATTTAGATAAAGTTGTTTACATGCGAATTCGTGATTTGGCGACCGAGGCACACGTCAGTACGACAACCATTTTACGATTTTGTCGAAAATTCGGTTGCAACGGCTTTTCGGAATTCCGCGTGAAGTTACAACTTTACTTAGAGGAACAAAAATTGGCACAAATTGATATGGCAGATGAGACAACCTATATTGATTTTTTGAAGCGAACCGCACAACCGGAATTTAAAGCGCAAATTCAAAATGCCGTTCGAATTCTTCGTGACCGTGAACTTGTTTTATTTGCAGGAGTTGGTTCGTCAGGTGTGATTGCGGAGTATGGTGCAATTTATTTTTCGTCGTTATTTACCTTAGCGCTCCATATTGAAGACCCGCTCAATCATCCGTTTTATCATTTATCAAGCAAATTATCGGATAAAATTTGTATGATTGCGATTTCGGTTGAAGGAGAAAATGAAGATATTATTCGTTATATCCACCAATTAAAAGCACAAAATTGCAAAGTTATTTCAATTACAAATAGCGCGAAGTCAACCATTGCCCGGCTATCTGATGCGAACATTGCATACTATATTAATAAAGAAATGTATCAAGAAGCCAATATCACTTCCCAATTACCGGCACTGTACACAATTGAAAATATTGCCCGGGAAATAAGAACACAAATTGACCAAGAAAAACGTTAA
- a CDS encoding SulP family inorganic anion transporter, protein MFKHILLSLNGYKMSYLRNDVISGVGVAALTIPVAMGYAQVAGLPPIYGLYASFLPVIAYVIFASSPQLIFGIDATASAIAGSIILGTAGLTAGSKEAIALAPILAFFCAVFLVLFSVLRLGRFAKYISAPVLSGFISGLSVSIIMGQIPKIMGLKESGDSFFSSLGIIFGQFFQSNWLSLSMGVATIIIVISCKKLIPKVPMSLVVLILGTMAAYFFQLDQYNVDIVGKIPVGFPSLGLPDFAASSWALAIGGGLVCAIATFAGSLLPSESFAMRNKYKIDDNRELFAYGISNFVAAFSGCSPASASVSRTAANEQFRGKTQMVSIVAATIIALIVAFLSGLLYYMPQPVLSGIVFAALVGIIDVDVLKGLFRISRREATVWIVAAVGTLLVGVIFGVLLGIVLSFINVISRSMKSPIAILGVIEGRHGYFDLKRNPEAKPIPNVVIYRYSASLFFGNFNKFADGLKEAVQDDTKLVIFESSAIINIDTTSTESLKDLLKWLDDKGIEYYFADLIDHLKTSFRKHELGYIIDNGYTKKTIEDVLDDFYHK, encoded by the coding sequence ATGTTTAAACACATCTTACTTTCATTAAATGGGTATAAAATGTCCTATTTAAGAAATGATGTTATTTCAGGTGTTGGTGTCGCTGCACTTACCATCCCCGTGGCCATGGGATATGCACAAGTTGCAGGGCTACCACCTATTTATGGACTATACGCGTCCTTTTTACCTGTTATAGCGTATGTTATTTTTGCTAGTTCACCACAACTAATCTTTGGAATTGATGCCACAGCAAGCGCCATTGCTGGATCAATCATTTTAGGAACAGCCGGACTTACAGCAGGTTCCAAAGAAGCCATTGCTCTTGCACCAATACTCGCATTCTTCTGTGCCGTATTTTTGGTACTTTTTTCTGTTTTAAGGCTAGGTCGATTTGCAAAATATATTTCAGCTCCAGTTTTAAGTGGCTTTATTTCTGGACTGAGTGTTTCCATCATTATGGGACAAATACCTAAAATTATGGGCTTAAAAGAAAGTGGCGATAGCTTTTTCTCTAGTCTTGGAATTATTTTTGGTCAGTTTTTCCAGTCTAATTGGCTTTCACTTTCGATGGGTGTTGCCACTATCATTATTGTTATTAGTTGTAAAAAGCTAATACCAAAAGTCCCTATGTCATTAGTTGTCCTCATTTTAGGAACAATGGCAGCGTATTTCTTTCAACTTGATCAATACAATGTGGATATTGTTGGTAAAATTCCAGTTGGATTTCCTTCACTTGGACTTCCTGATTTTGCTGCAAGTTCATGGGCTTTAGCTATTGGTGGCGGTTTAGTTTGTGCCATCGCTACATTTGCAGGTTCCCTATTACCGAGTGAGAGTTTTGCGATGCGAAATAAATATAAGATTGATGATAATCGCGAATTATTTGCTTATGGTATATCAAATTTCGTTGCCGCTTTTTCAGGTTGTTCACCAGCAAGCGCCAGTGTTTCAAGAACAGCAGCTAATGAACAATTCCGTGGTAAAACACAAATGGTTTCCATCGTAGCAGCAACAATAATTGCTCTTATCGTGGCATTCTTAAGTGGTTTACTTTATTACATGCCACAACCTGTTTTATCTGGTATCGTGTTTGCTGCACTAGTCGGCATTATTGACGTGGATGTTTTAAAAGGATTATTTAGAATATCTCGCCGTGAAGCAACTGTTTGGATTGTTGCAGCAGTTGGAACACTTCTAGTTGGTGTTATTTTCGGCGTACTACTTGGAATCGTGTTATCTTTCATAAATGTAATAAGTCGTTCGATGAAGTCCCCGATTGCCATTCTAGGTGTCATCGAGGGCCGTCATGGTTACTTCGACTTAAAACGCAATCCAGAAGCGAAACCAATCCCAAATGTGGTCATTTATCGTTACAGTGCTTCCCTTTTCTTCGGTAACTTTAATAAATTTGCTGATGGCTTAAAAGAAGCTGTCCAAGATGATACAAAACTAGTAATTTTTGAGTCTAGCGCAATTATCAACATCGACACGACATCCACTGAATCATTAAAAGACTTGCTTAAATGGCTTGACGACAAAGGTATAGAATATTACTTTGCCGACTTAATCGATCATTTAAAAACGAGTTTTAGAAAACATGAACTTGGTTATATTATTGATAATGGCTATACGAAGAAGACGATAGAAGATGTACTGGATGATTTTTACCACAAATAA
- a CDS encoding MerR family transcriptional regulator, with amino-acid sequence MQTKELAELTGVSVRTLHHYDKIGLLIPQKDNVNGYRIYSEQDVDKLQQILFFKELDFPLKKIKQILDDPSFDKSVALSLQQNILIEKKKRIEKMLTTLNQTIKNEKGEITMTHEEKFTGFDFSNNPYEEEARTLWGDKVVEQANANISNLTKTEQQTIKESFDNEFRNLAAVRKRHPASEEAQFAMNHFFHYLNDNHGNIYSLEMFRGLGEMYVADERFTKNIDQFEDGLAMFLKEAMRVYAEDN; translated from the coding sequence ATGCAGACAAAAGAATTAGCTGAATTAACCGGTGTAAGTGTGCGCACACTTCACCACTACGATAAAATTGGTCTTCTAATCCCGCAAAAAGATAACGTAAATGGCTATCGTATTTATTCAGAACAAGATGTCGACAAATTACAACAAATTCTTTTCTTTAAAGAACTTGATTTCCCTTTGAAAAAAATAAAACAGATTCTTGATGATCCTTCTTTTGATAAGTCAGTCGCATTATCCTTGCAACAAAATATACTTATCGAAAAGAAAAAGCGCATCGAAAAAATGCTCACAACCCTAAATCAAACCATCAAGAACGAAAAAGGAGAAATAACTATGACACATGAAGAAAAATTCACAGGCTTCGATTTTTCCAATAATCCCTACGAAGAAGAAGCACGTACACTTTGGGGTGATAAAGTTGTCGAACAAGCAAATGCAAATATTAGCAACCTAACAAAAACAGAGCAACAAACGATAAAAGAGAGTTTTGACAATGAATTTCGAAATTTAGCAGCTGTTAGAAAACGTCATCCCGCATCCGAGGAAGCACAATTCGCAATGAACCACTTCTTCCATTACTTAAACGATAATCACGGTAATATTTATTCACTAGAGATGTTCCGAGGTCTTGGAGAAATGTACGTTGCAGATGAACGCTTCACTAAAAATATTGACCAGTTTGAGGATGGGTTAGCCATGTTCTTAAAGGAAGCGATGAGAGTTTACGCAGAAGATAATTAA
- a CDS encoding DUF2334 domain-containing protein has translation MRKKIVVTVLLSLIIFLLSEADFTAKAESGVIVFYDSSAKDTDNEGNIDSLLRILNSMGERVTLYAWNENLDLSGASKIIVLQNKSEALPDKWVQKLANSKAEIAYIGGTPPAFLADKLQLKTTAITNATITIQTKSGITGKPQLVSEANLITSYKGNAFGEINAFENGKSQYGVQLENYAYVPIFQADNTSEFALVDVLRSLFETDATSNKYALITGINPFVDFNKLKTTADTFYEKDIPFIVSAGPVFYNRDFMAAKNYAEILRYVQAKNGTIVMNVPEVTYGASPAGELETVIQKSLHFFAENEIAALGVSAELYWNFDKVYGTEGFAPFSTGVLLPNEKVIHTTKKNNGSAFRISPYSVTGDFYNTLNGQKNFPIDIAITYPFFDSEKDLQAAVSQLGDENLSDFRLQTHEVKTTKDTIQSNGGSLYVNEQLITLDSDLKYLKNEKVKAQQQAGSLEGFFSYQNTFFTIVIVLSLGIIGVLFIFGYRLYMKKYMK, from the coding sequence ATGCGTAAAAAAATAGTCGTAACAGTTCTTTTAAGTCTCATCATTTTCCTTTTGAGTGAAGCGGATTTTACTGCAAAAGCGGAAAGTGGTGTAATTGTTTTTTATGATAGCTCGGCAAAAGATACGGATAATGAAGGAAATATCGATTCCTTGCTACGGATTCTAAATAGTATGGGTGAACGAGTGACACTGTATGCCTGGAATGAAAATCTGGACTTAAGTGGTGCAAGTAAAATTATCGTCTTACAAAATAAAAGTGAAGCTTTACCAGATAAGTGGGTGCAGAAATTAGCCAATAGTAAAGCCGAAATTGCCTATATTGGCGGCACTCCACCTGCATTTTTAGCGGATAAATTACAACTAAAAACAACCGCAATTACCAATGCCACAATAACAATCCAAACAAAATCTGGAATAACTGGTAAGCCGCAATTAGTATCTGAAGCGAACTTAATTACTTCCTACAAAGGGAATGCTTTTGGAGAAATTAATGCTTTCGAAAATGGGAAGTCCCAATATGGCGTCCAACTAGAAAATTATGCATATGTGCCGATTTTTCAAGCAGATAATACGAGCGAATTTGCGTTGGTAGATGTACTACGGTCGTTGTTTGAAACGGATGCAACTTCCAATAAATATGCGCTAATTACTGGTATTAATCCATTTGTTGATTTTAATAAGTTGAAAACAACAGCGGACACATTTTATGAAAAAGATATTCCGTTCATTGTAAGTGCTGGTCCCGTTTTTTATAATCGTGATTTTATGGCAGCTAAGAACTACGCTGAAATTTTGCGATATGTGCAAGCAAAAAATGGGACGATTGTAATGAATGTTCCGGAAGTCACATATGGAGCAAGTCCAGCTGGTGAATTAGAAACTGTCATCCAAAAATCGTTACATTTCTTTGCTGAAAATGAGATTGCGGCACTTGGGGTTAGCGCAGAGCTTTATTGGAATTTTGATAAAGTCTATGGCACGGAAGGATTTGCACCATTTAGTACAGGAGTTTTACTGCCAAACGAGAAAGTAATTCATACAACGAAAAAGAATAACGGCAGTGCGTTTAGAATATCTCCTTACAGTGTGACAGGCGATTTTTATAACACATTGAATGGGCAAAAGAACTTTCCGATTGATATTGCGATTACTTATCCATTTTTTGATAGCGAAAAAGACTTGCAAGCAGCTGTTAGTCAACTTGGCGATGAAAACCTTAGTGATTTCAGATTACAAACGCATGAAGTAAAAACTACTAAAGATACGATACAGTCAAATGGTGGCTCGCTTTACGTCAATGAACAACTAATAACGCTTGATAGTGATTTGAAGTACTTAAAGAATGAAAAGGTAAAAGCTCAGCAACAAGCAGGTAGTTTGGAAGGGTTTTTCAGCTATCAAAACACCTTTTTTACGATTGTGATTGTGCTTTCGCTGGGAATTATCGGTGTGTTATTCATTTTTGGATATCGGCTTTACATGAAAAAATATATGAAATGA
- a CDS encoding glycosyltransferase family 2 protein: protein MVVADYLALFAVICIWGLLLVNIILIVAGYVYYLKNEARKIPNIPEEVPFISVMVPAHNEGKVIVKTVESLLAFDYPAGRYEIIVINDNSSDNSAELLETIQAKNPTRFLKVINTDNITGGKGKSNALNIGFAESRGEYMAIYDADNTPERQALRILVGEITNDEKLGAVIGKFRTRNRNASWLTRFINIETLSFQWMAQAGRWALFKLCTIPGTNFIVRRSLLEAIGGWDVKAVAEDTEISFRIYMMGYRIKFQSQAVTWEQEPQTLPVWFKQRSRWAKGNIYVILKNVPLLFKPEGRRVRFDILYFLSIYFLLLTSLIVSDVLLVLYALGFVHTTLAGLSGALWLLAILLFVAGTFITLTTEKGEISFSNLIFIMLMYVTYCQLWMVVAAYGFFIFLKDTVLKKETKWYKTERF, encoded by the coding sequence ATGGTTGTTGCTGATTATTTGGCATTATTTGCGGTTATTTGCATTTGGGGGCTTTTGCTCGTTAACATTATTTTAATTGTTGCGGGATATGTCTATTATTTAAAGAATGAAGCGAGAAAAATCCCTAATATACCAGAAGAAGTACCATTTATTTCTGTCATGGTGCCGGCTCATAATGAGGGGAAAGTGATTGTCAAAACAGTAGAATCATTGCTCGCTTTCGATTATCCAGCAGGTCGTTATGAAATAATTGTGATTAATGATAATTCTTCTGATAATAGTGCGGAACTTCTAGAAACGATTCAAGCGAAAAATCCGACTCGTTTTCTAAAAGTTATTAATACGGACAACATAACAGGGGGAAAAGGAAAATCTAATGCGCTCAATATCGGTTTTGCAGAAAGTCGTGGAGAGTACATGGCGATTTATGATGCCGATAATACCCCAGAACGGCAAGCGCTTCGTATTTTAGTTGGTGAAATTACGAATGATGAAAAACTTGGTGCAGTCATCGGTAAATTCAGAACTCGAAATCGAAATGCAAGTTGGCTAACTCGGTTTATTAATATTGAAACACTTAGCTTTCAGTGGATGGCTCAAGCGGGAAGATGGGCATTGTTCAAACTTTGTACGATACCTGGAACAAATTTTATTGTTAGAAGGTCGTTGCTTGAAGCAATTGGTGGTTGGGATGTGAAAGCTGTTGCGGAAGATACGGAGATTAGTTTTCGGATTTATATGATGGGCTATCGGATTAAATTTCAATCGCAGGCAGTCACTTGGGAACAGGAACCACAAACCTTACCAGTCTGGTTTAAACAACGCTCCAGATGGGCAAAGGGCAATATTTATGTCATTTTGAAAAATGTCCCTTTGCTTTTTAAACCAGAAGGCAGACGTGTTAGATTTGATATTTTATATTTCTTATCGATTTATTTTTTACTTTTAACCTCGCTGATTGTGAGTGATGTTTTGTTAGTTTTATATGCACTTGGCTTCGTACATACAACACTTGCAGGACTTAGTGGCGCACTATGGCTACTTGCTATTTTGCTTTTTGTAGCAGGCACTTTTATCACTTTAACTACCGAGAAAGGAGAAATCAGTTTTTCGAATTTGATTTTTATTATGTTAATGTATGTCACCTATTGCCAGCTTTGGATGGTGGTAGCCGCATATGGATTCTTTATTTTCTTAAAAGATACCGTACTAAAAAAGGAAACGAAATGGTATAAAACCGAGCGTTTCTAA